A window of the Penaeus monodon isolate SGIC_2016 chromosome 11, NSTDA_Pmon_1, whole genome shotgun sequence genome harbors these coding sequences:
- the LOC119578735 gene encoding urea transporter 2-like → MDYVKNTPGVLGWVVGHSPAVSRALGRRSWMSPWALLKTIDSLLRGIGQVCFADNPLSGLLILLGLFLGNPLAGLGAVVTSLTAIITALIFKQPDGAIGAGLTNFSAVLVGTVITSVYPIICHQPLPSPVWGYMVAGAAFSVCLFSALAAILAPTKLPPFTLPFNIATCIVFICLRSHGLVGVTPEATAQEVAEEESVQWGQVFLGSFLSAGQAYAVESIACSSLTLIGLFLYSPILTVFAFFGALTSSLTALAVSSAPYAAVYAGGWGYNGFLSGGSLAIFMVPSPRVFLLAIVNSVFTTFLHAALVPSFALNQLPVFTFPFCISSLLFLAMAGAGGMDSVRVYEPTFPERDLLLSKQEIRETEKDGIAARDPAALPLSENQREAV, encoded by the exons ATGGACTACGTAAAGAATACG CCCGGTGTTCTTGGCTGGGTGGTGGGCCATTCCCCCGCCGTCAGCAGGGCTCTGGGGCGTCGGTCCTGGATGTCTCCTTGGGCTCTTCTGAAGACGATAGACAGCCTGCTGAGGGGAATCGGCCAG GTGTGCTTCGCCGACAACCCCCTCTCTGGGCTCCTCATCCTCCTCGGCCTCTTCCTCGGCAACCCACTGGCGGGGCTGGGGGCCGTCGTCACCTCGCTCACGGCCATCATCACGGCTCTG ATTTTCAAACAACCCGACGGAGCCATTGGAGCTGGTCTCACGAACTTCAGCGCCGTCTTGGTAGGAACTGTGATCACTTCCGTCTACCCGATAATCTGCCATCAGCCTCTGCCATCACCCGTCTGGGGGTACATGGTCGCCGGAGCCGCCTTCAG CGTCTGTCTGTTCTCAGCCCTGGCCGCCATCTTGGCCCCGACCAAACTGCCGCCTTTCACTCTTCCCTTCAATATCGCCACCTGCATCGTGTTCATCTGCCTCCGTAGCCACGGTCTTGTGGGAGTCACACCGGAAGCCACTGCACAGGAGGTGGCCGAGGAAGAGAGTGTTCAGTGGGGGCAA GTCTTCCTAGGTTCATTCCTCTCCGCTGGACAAGCCTACGCAGTGGAGAGCATCGCGTGCTCCTCGCTCACGCTCATTGGCCTCTTCTTATATTCGCCAATCCTTACCGTCTTCGCCTTCTTCGGCGCTCTCACGTCCTCCCTAACAG CTCTTGCTGTGTCATCGGCTCCTTACGCTGCCGTGTATGCTGGTGGCTGGGGCTATAACGGGTTCCTGTCAGGTGGAAGCCTCGCTATCTTCATGGTCCCCTCGCCGAGAGTCTTTCTCCTTGCCATCGTCAATTCCGTTTTCACCACGTTCCTCCATGCAGCGCTCGTTCCCTCTTTCGCCCTG AACCAGCTGCCAGTGTTCACCTTCCCGTTCTGCATTAGTTCCCTGCTGTTCTTGGCCATGGCAGGGGCGGGGGGCATGGACAGTGTGCGAGTGTACGAGCCAACTTTCCCGGAACGAGATCTTCTTCTCAGCAAACAG GAAATTCGAGAAACCGAGAAGGACGGCATAGCTGCTCGTGATCCTGCAGCTCTGCCTTTGTCAGAGAACCAAAGGGAAGCTGTGTAG